TACCTCCAGGGTACAGAAAAGCCCAGAGAAGGGATGAGACAAGGGCGGGCTGGTCAGATTTGTGCTTCAGGAGGGTCCCTCTGGCTGCTCAGAGAATGCATTTTGGGGTCTGTCCCAGGCCGTGAGGAGGAGTTCACAGTCACTACGGGGTCCAGACCAGCTGGGAGCAAGAGGCGGGGCCTGGCCCAGGGGCTGGTAGTGGGTGCACCCCAGGCTGGGCTGGCAGAGGGTGGGGAAGAAGGTGCGTGTGGGAAGGGGTGGCTGCCTGGAGAAGAGCCCAGTTCCAGGAGGTCGTGGGAGTCAGGTATGGGGGCCCACTGGACCTCCCCTCAGATGTGGGGGCTCCCACTCCGAGGGTCCATGGAGCAGTGGCAGCCCCTCACCCTTCACTTCTGTCTCCAGtaccctccagcctggccacctCGCCCTCTGCCTCGGCCACCTCTGATCTCACAAAGGCAGCAGCAGTCAGGGGTGGCGACTCCCTCATGAGCCTGTCCCTGACCTCGGAACCCACCGGAGGAGGAACCGCAGCAGTGGTCACTTCCCCAAAGTGCCATCAGCTCTCCTACATCCTCTCGAGCCTCTCTGTTCTCTCTcccttccacccccaccccttggACAAGCAATATCTGAAAGTCTCCCCTGCCCGCGACTCCCAGAGCTGTCTGGCCATGGCCTGCACTCTCCCTCAAAGTGGCCCTCCCCCAGGTCACTGTCCTCCCTCAAAGCGGCCCTCCCCCAGGTCACTGTCCTCCCTCAAAGCGGCCCTCCCCCAGGTCACTGTCCTCCCTCAAAGCGGCCCTCCCCCAGGTCACTGTCCTCCCTCAAAGCGGCCCTCCTCCAGGTCACTGTCCTCCCTCAAAGCGGCCCTCCCCCAGGTCACTGTCCTCCCTTCGCTGACATCACACGCCCACCCCGCACTCCTGCTGGGCTGAGGCCCTCCGAGTCTACTTCACCGggtcctcttctctcttctctcaaagGCCATGGGGTTTGCCTGCGGTCCAGCTGGGTTGGCCCTCTTCCCTCTGTCCTGGGTCCTTGAGTGGCCCCGCTTCTTTAGGTCATGTATGAGTCACTTCTCTAACGCCCCTGTCTCCAGACCAGCTTCAGTCAAAGGCTGGGCCGGAGAAGACCCTAGTGAGAAACTTCTGATGAGCAGTGTGACCTTGCCACCTCAAGGGTACCCGCCCACCGCCCCTGGTCTAAGCACAGGTGACACCGCCTGTCTCCCCCAAGCACACACACCCCTTGAGGCTCCTCCTCCAAGtctgggtggggacactgccCCACCCCCCCTCACCCAGCAAGCTCAATCTGGCTTTGGCCGGAACTGCTTTTCTTCCTAAAGCTGGAGGGATGGCCGCGGGCTTAGCTTAACGGGATGAGCCATCTGGGGACTGCAGTGTCCACGATCAGATCAGGGAGCTTGAAGTTGAGGGGTGCACACTTTACCTCCCAGGCCAGGACAATGACCacttccttccccaccccacccccaggctaCTCTTAGCCCTAGAAAATTCTAAACAAGCTGCTCAGCTTGTTTAGCGGCGGAGAGGCAGCCCAACAAGCTGGCTCTTGCTGGGGAGGCCTGCGGGGTCCCGGGGAGAGGAACacggggtgggtggggggcgGGCAGCCAGGACCTCAGGGCTGAGGCCTTTGGGGAAGGGTCTGTGCACCCGCCAGGCACCAGGGGGCAGCCTTGCCTTATTCCCGCTCCAGTCCCCTCAAGTCCGAAGCCCCTACCCACTCTCAcgccaggcaggggtgggggccgCCGGGGTCATTTACCCGGGCCCCTTCTCTGCCTTGGTGACAAAGTCGAGCCTTGCTCATCAGCCAGGCAGGCTCCCCTCTGCCCACTGTGGAGACACAGAGGCCTGTCACCTGAAGAGCTGGTCCCGGCCTCCAGCTTCCAGGGTAGCCGAGAAGCTGTAGCCCCCAGTGGGCAGCGGTGGACAGAGCTCAAGGAAGGAGGGAGCACCAGGAGGAGACGGCTGCAGCCTGCCAGGAGccgggagaaagggagagaggggaggtggaGGGCTGAGGGGGCCCGGGGGACGTCTTCCTAGGTCTGGGAGGGGCCGGCCGGGAAGCCTGGGCCGCACTAGGAGCCGGCGACCCTGGGGCGAGGGGCGGCCCGGAGCCCTGCGGGAGGAGCTGGCGGCCGCCCCAGGTAGCAACCATCCTGCCTCCCGCTGGAGCGGCGTCTCCTCCCcgggaggagggcagggaggaggtgggCGGAGTGTGACGAGGAGGGCGGGAGGGAGGGAtgcgggagggggagggggagggggggccGGCCGGCCGTGGGGGTGGGGCGATAGTGACATCACCCCGGAGTCGGTTTTTAAGCGGCGGCCGGCCGGGGACGGGGAAGAGAGGGACAGTCGGAGCGCGGTGGCGAGTCGCTGAGCCCTCCGCGGCCCCGAGAGCGgctgcagccgccgccgccgggaAGGAGAGGGCGAGGCGCGCCCGAGCcgccgtcgccgccgccgccgccgccgccaccgccgccaccGCCACCGGAGTCGCGGGCGAGCCGGGCAGCCGCCGCGGGCCACGgccggggcggggggcgggggccaCAGGCCCCTCTGCTCCGGCCGCCGCTTGCAGACCGCGGGCGCCGATGTCGCCCGCGCCCCGCTAGGCTGAGCCTCGGGTCGGGCGAAGAgccgccgcagccgccgccgcccgAGCCGCGGGCAGGAGCCTcgggagccgccgccgccgccgcccggccGGGCCCCGCCGCCGCCCGCGCGCCCCCGGGCCCCCGACACACATGAGATTCTTCAGGCTCACTTTCAAGTGCTTCGTGGACTGCTTCTGACTGCGCCGCCCGCGCCCCGcaccccgccgcccgcccgccgcccCGTCCCCCGGCCCGGCCGCCCCCCGGCCCCCGGCCGGCCCGCGCCCTCGGGGCCCTCCCCGGTGCCGCCGGTGCCCCCCGCCTGACCGCCGTCCCCCGCGAGGCGCCGCGACCCCGGCCCGGCCGTGCGGCCCGCCGGGGCCATGGCGAAGAAGAGCGCCGAGAACGGCATCTATAGCGTGTCCGGCGACGAGAAGAAGGGCCCCCTCATCGCGCCCGGGCCCGACGGGGCCCCGGCCAAGGGCGACGGCCCCGCGGGCCTGGGGACACCCGGCGGCCGCCTGGCCGTGCCGCCGCGCGAGACCTGGACGCGCCAGATGGACTTCATCATGTCGTGCGTGGGCTTCGCCGTGGGCTTGGGCAACGTGTGGCGCTTCCCCTACCTGTGCTACAAGAACGGCGGAGGTGAGCTCTCCCGCCCGCCGCGGCCCCCTCCCCCAGCAGGCCGCCGGCCCCCGCCCGACCCCAGGAGCCGCCGCGGAGGGGTGAAGTCCGGGCAGCGGGTGGTCCCCGGGCACGCGGGGGTCGGGGCCGCCCCTCGTCCGCCGCTGCCGCTCGGTGGCCGGGCCGGGCGCCTCCACCCCCCTCGCAGTCATGTGCCTggcagggtggggggagggggccgGCGATGCCCGCGAGGCTGCCCCCCAGACTCCCGGGCTGGGAGGAGCGATTGGCCGCCGAGGTGGGAAAGCAGGCCTGCGCCCTGGGGTCTCCGCGAGGTAAGGCGCCCTGGCTGCCCCCACGGGTCGGGCACACAAGCGGCACATTGTGTGGGCCCcccacgtgtgcacacacacgaacacacacacacacaatgggcCACTCtgtccctccccctgccctcccctcccctcgcagccctcccgcccctcccctctggcccaggcctGGAACACTGGGTGCCCGAGCCAGGCTTGGGAAGCCTGCGGCCTGGCCCGCCTGGCGCCGCCACTGGACACACTGCATGCACGTCCCatgcccgcccgcccgcccgggCCCAGCTTAGCAACAGCGATGGGCACGCGTGTGTCCTGTGACTACAAAACAGCACTGGGGTTGCTGGAAGCCGAAGTAACCCGGTGATGGGTGGGAAACAGAGGTCCAGAGCAAAGGCCTTTGCCCAAGGTCAGGAGAAGGATGCTGGGACCTGGAGTCAGGCAAGTTGCAGCCAagctcagcctctgagtagtGGAGCGAGCCCAGCCGGGGCAAGGGtaggaggcccagagaggagaaggGGGTGGTGGCACCCAGCTCTCCCTGCCCttctgccacccccaccccagcctgctgGCCAGGGCCTGTGTCACGCCCTGCCTATCTCCTGCAGAGCCTGACTCCCCGGGCTTGCTAAGGTCGGCCTGGCCCCTCTTCCGCACCTGTATCCCTCTGTCCTTGCACGTTGCCATCCCAGCAGCAGGGGACTGTGACCCACCCACCCTCTGCCTTGGACCTCACACTTGCAGGCAAGCGTCCAAGTGCAGGACAGTGGCGCTCCCTGCCTTTGGATGAGCCCCCTAGGCCTGATCACCCAGCCTTggcgcacacgcacacacgcacgtgCCCTCACTGTGCTGCCTGAAACGGAATTGCGGCACTAGGGACAGCCTACGTGTCTGAGCGTGTGTGTCCTCCATGGCCATCACCCCAAGTGACCGTGGGGGTGGAAGCCCTGTGGGCCTAGGGCCCCTCTGCCACCCAGGGAATAGGGCTCCAATGGCTCAGGGGCTACTGTAGCCCCTCTTCAACACACTCAACCCACCCCCTCAAGACTCCACCTGGGGCCTGAGTCAGTGGCCACCCCTACACTGACTCACCCAGTGGGAAGTTGTGATGGGGCCTTGGGAGTCTGGGCTGGCCCACTGGGCCTGGGCAGCCTAGCTGGGGGCCACCCTGAGTCCACCCTGTGCCTCCACCCCCAGGTGTGTTCCTTATTCCCTACGTTCTGATCGCCCTGGTCGGAGGAATCCCCATTTTCTTCTTGGAGATCTCGCTGGGCCAGTTCATGAAGGCCGGCAGCATCAATGTCTGGAACATCTGTCCCCTGTTCAAAGGTGAGCAGCCCTTGGCCAGCCTCAGGGACTGCCCCCTTTTCCCAGCTGGCTCCCACTTGAGAAATCTTTTCCTGTCCTGAGCACCAGGCCTGGGGCCACGTGATGGTGTCCCAGTCTCGAGAGGGGAGCCTGGAGGAGATGAGATGTTCAGGCCGCACAGCGAACTTGGGGAAGCGGGGACTAGAGGGGGCATAGGCAGCTCCACAAGGCAAGGACAGGCCAGGCATAGCCGGGCTGGGGACGGGACTTGCCCAGCACACTTGGCTCTCTAGGTAGGTCCTATTATTACTATCCCCAAGGACGCTGGGGCACAGACAGGTAGAGCGACGTACTGAGATTGCCCAGTGCGGGGGCGACTGTCTCCAACACTACCTCAGGCTACTAGAAacccccccactccccaccaccaccaccaccaccagctgcTGAGGACTGGAGGCTACTGGGTGGGCAGGCGGAGGCTTGGACCTCCTGGAACCGCCATGGTGGCAGTGGGACCCACAGAAGGGGCCAGGTGTGTGAGGCTGGAGACTCAACAGCACTTGGTCAGATGGGGACAGGAGGAGAGGGGCTCGCTCTGCCTTGGGTCTAGGGGGCGGCTGGAGGAAAGGAGACAGGCTGGGGAGTCAGCCCAGTGTTGGGGCTCACACAAGGGGGAGTCCAGGGGAGTCAGGAGCACCACAAACAAGGCTCCAGGAGGACAGACGGTGGGAGCactgccagcctgggtgaggagATAAAGGGGTGGCAGGGGAGGTGACCAGGAAAGAATCTACATGGCAAGGACTTCCCGGCCCCAGGCCTGGGCTACGCCTCCATGGTGATCGTCTTCTACTGCAACACCTACTACATCATGGTGCTGGCCTGGGGCTTCTATTACCTGGTCAAGTCCTTCACCACCACGCTgccctgggccacatgtggccacaCGTGGAACACTCCCGACTGCGTGGAGATCTTCCGCCATGACGACTGTGCCaatgccagcctggccaacctcaCCTGTGACCAGCTTGCTGACCGCCGGTCCCCTGTCATCGAGTTCTGGGAGTGAGTCCGGCACCTCTGGGCCAAGCCCATCCCATCCCCCAGGTCTCCCTCACGTTGCCCGGCTCCAGGGAAATGGCCCTGAGGGGGGACCAGGGTGTTGCCTGGCAGTCCATCCTGGACCCTGCCTGCCCTTGCCTGCCCTCGGAGAGTCCTGGGGCCAGCCCCAGGGGCTGGGCCAGGTCAGCCTCGCTCCTGCGTTCGGCAGCCTATCACTGTCCTGGTCACTCCCGCCTGATGGGGGAGCTGGGGCTGCAtgtggggtgggatgggagtgGCCTCCCAATGGCCAGGGGCTTGTGGGTTCCAGGCCCAGCCCAGATGGACAAGAGGGACCCACTGAACCCTGGGCTGTGGGAGAGAAGGGAGCCACGACTCCTGGGGGTGGACCCTGTGGCTCCATCCTCTGCTGGCACGGGCCTCATGGGACCTCCGTCCCTCCCCTAGGAACAAAGTCTTGAGGCTGTCTGGGGGACTGGAGGTGCCAGGGGCCCTCAACTGGGAGGTGACCCTTTGTCTGCTGGCCTGCTGGGTGCTGGTCTACTTCTGTGTCTGGAAGGGGGTCAAATCCACGGGAAAGGTACCACTAGAGGCATGCAGCGGGGGAGGGTGGCTCAGCCCTGGGAGCTGGATGTCTGTGCCAGGCACACCTGTGGCAACGGGAGATGACCAGACAGAGTCTAGCCCTAAGGAAGGGGGAGGTACTGAAAGCCAAGCAACACTCCCCACCCTATAAATCCAGGGCCCAGCAGCCTTTGCTCCTGGGGGGAGAGGCCCCGGCAGGCACTGTCCCTTCCCTGTGCCCATCATCCCCACCAGTGCCCTCCTGCCAGTCTCTGACTCTTGTGACAGTCTGGTGGACCTGGTCTGGCAATCTGTTACCTGCCTATCTTGCCTTGGGGACCCAGAGCAGAGTCTGGCCACATCCCTTGGGGGCTCCCGGTCAGGCTGGGGAGTCACCTGAACAAAGAAGACAGTGTCTAGAGCTGTGGGACATGGCCAGCTCCCTGGGGAACAAGGTCCCCAGAGCAGCATGTGGGAAGAGGGGGCAGACGGTGTGGCAGCCGCATCTcgcctgcctctgcctggcccAGTTCCACTCACCTGCTCAGCCCCCACCTCTCTCCAGAAGAGGAGGGGGACCCGGCCCCACTCCAATATCCCGctccctgcctgggcctcccacacCTGCGCtgcccacacactcacacagctCTCACTCCCCACATGCTCCACACCTCCTGTCCCCACTGAGGAGAGCTCCCAGAGGCTCGCCCGCTCCCCACCGACATGCGTCCCTGCAGACAAACGAGGCACCCAGAGAGCTTCCCCACTGCACTTGCCAGGGCTGCCGGGGCCCCGCCTTGCCCCTAGCTTCCTCTGGCGGGAGCCATGGCTCGGAGGAGAATGCGGACCTCTGAACGGGGGACCGGAGGCGCTGGGAGTGGGGGTGTGAGGGAGGTAGTGCCGCAGCCCCCGCTGAGCAGCCTGACCCCCCAGATCGTGTACTTCACTGCTACATTCCCCTACGTGGTCCTGGTCGTGCTGCTGGTGCGTGGAGTGCTGCTGCCTGGCGCCCTGGACGGCATCATTTACTATCTCAAGCCTGACTGGTCAAAGCTGGGGTCCCCTCAggtgaggtggaggtggggaggctgcagcagggtgCTGGGGGGGAGCCCTGCAAGCCCCTCATGCCTGCACTCTCCGGCCCTCCTCTAGGTGTGGATAGATGCGGGGacccagattttcttttcttacgcCATTGGCCTGGGGGCCCTCACAGCCCTGGGCAGCTACAACCGCTTCAACAACAACTGCTACAAGTAAGCACCGCTGCCCTGCCACCCGTGCCCTGTCCTGCCCTGCCCCGCCCTGCCCGGCAGCCTAACCCATCCACTCTGGCCCCTCCACCCCTCAGGGACGCCATCATCCTGGCTCTCATCAACAGCGGGACCAGCTTCTTTGCTGGCTTCGTGGTCTTCTCCATCCTGGGCTTCATGGCTGCAGAGCAGGGCGTGCACATCTCCAAGGTGGCAGAGTCAGGTAGGGCCCTACCCCCAGCCCCGCCTCCAGAGCAGCAGCTGCCACCCAGATGCATGATGTACACGAACACGCAATAGGAATGCTGAAAAGTGATGAGGATTCAAACAGAACTTGTCAGATTGTGGGCCTGCGGGGGCAGGTCCTGGGATTTGTCAGTGCTGACAGAGAAAGGACCTCCCAGCCCCTGCTGCACGACCCAGGGTTGACAGTGCCTCTGAGGCAGGCGTGGGCATGGGCGAGAGTGTTGCAGGCAGGGCTCAGGGTGCGCGCAGGGCAGGACATCGGCTGCAAGGTCTAGAGCCTGCACCTTTCCCACAGGGCCGGGCCTGGCCTTCATCGCCTACCCGCGGGCTGTCACACTGATGCCAGTGGCCCCACTCTGGGCTGCCCTGTTCTTCTTCATGCTGTTGCTGCTTGGTCTCGACAGCCAGGTTTGCACGGGGCTCTGGGACAGGGAGCCAGGAGGGGGGCGGAGTGAGGGCTGCAGGCAAGGAAAGGGGTGGAGGGCAGTGCGGGGCTCGGCCTGAGCTGCCCTGGCCACAGTTTGTAGGTGTGGAGGGCTTCATCACCGGCCTCCTCGACCTCCTCCCGGCCTCCTACTACTTCCGTTTCCAAAGGGAGATCTCTGTGGCCCTCTGTTGTGCCCTCTGCTTTGTCATCGATCTCTCCATGGTGACTGATGTGAGTGGGGTGGGGGGTCTGCCTGTGACCTCTGGTGGCCGTCCGCCATCCTCCCTGACtgggctctgtcccccagggcgGGATGTACGTCTTCCAGCTGTTTGACTACTACTCGGCCAGCGGCACCACCCTGCTCTGGCAGGCCTTTTGGGAGTGCGTGGTGGTGGCCTGGGTGTACGGTAGGTCATggctgagggctgggctggggtaCGGTGGCAGGGAAGGCAGGTCTCCAGCTTGGCCCTCCCGCCTCACCTCGCCGCAGGAGCTGACCGCTTCATGGACGACATTGCCTGTATGATCGGGTACCGACCTTGCCCCTGGATGAAATGGTGCTGGTCCTTCTTCACCCCGCTGGTCTGCATGGTAAGGGCTGGGGTAGGTGGGGCGGGGTAGGGGGTaggcggggcggggtgggggcccCATTAACCGTGGCATTCTGGTCCGAAGGGCATCTTCATCTTCAACGTTGTGTACTACGAGCCGCTGGTCTACAACAACACCTACGTGTACCCGTGGTGGGGTGAGGCCATGGGCTGGGCCTTCGCGCTGTCCTCCATGCTGTGCGTGCCGCTGCACCTCCTGGGCTGCCTCCTCAGGGCCAAGGGCACCATGGCTGAGGTAAGGCTCCCGCCCGGCCCgccttcccctcccctgctgTGAACATTCAACCCAGCCTGCTTCCTAGCCAGGGAGTGGCCCCGACTAGGGTGGCAGGCAGTGGGAactggagggaggcagaggaagtcACTGTGGGGATGAGCAGCTGACCCTGGGGGCTTCAGCATGTCCTCCTCTCCTGCAGCGCTGGCAGCACCTGACCCAGCCCATCTGGGGCCTCCACCACTTGGAATACCGAGCTCAGGACGCAGATGTCAGGGGCCTGACCACCCTGACCCCAGTGTCCGAGAGCAGCAAGGTCGTCGTGGTGGAGAGTGTCATGTGACAACTCAGCTCACATCACCAGCTCACCTCTGGTAGCCATAGCAGCCCCTGCttcagccccaccccacccctccaggGGGCCTGCCTTTCCCTGACACTTTTGGGGTCtgcctgggggaggaggggagaaagcACCATGAGTGCTCACTAAAAcaactttttccatttttaataaaacGCCAAAAATATCACAACCCACCAAAAATAGATGCCTCTCCCCCTCCAGCCCTAGCCGAGCTGGTCCTAGGCCCCGCCtagtgccccacccccacccgcaGTGCTGCACTCCTCCTGCCACGTCCACCCCCTGCCCACCTCTCCAGGCTCTGCTCTGCAGCACACCCTTGGGTGACCCCTCACCCCAGAAGCAGCAGTGGCAGCTTGGGAAAtgtgaggaagggaaggagggagagatgggagggaggagagagaggagaagggaggcaAGGGAGGGGCAGCAGAACCAAGGCAAGTATTTCAGCTGGGCTATAcccctctccccatccctgtTATAGAAGCTTAGAGAGCCAGCCAGCAATGGAACCTTCTGGTTCCTGCGCCAATCGCCACCAATATCAATTGTGTGAGCTTGGGTGTGAGTGCATGCGTGCGTGAGTACGTAGAGTATATATAGATCTCTATCTCTTAGCAAAGGTGAATACCAGATGTAAATGGTGCCTCTGGGC
This genomic stretch from Pongo pygmaeus isolate AG05252 chromosome X, NHGRI_mPonPyg2-v2.0_pri, whole genome shotgun sequence harbors:
- the SLC6A8 gene encoding sodium- and chloride-dependent creatine transporter 1 — protein: MAKKSAENGIYSVSGDEKKGPLIAPGPDGAPAKGDGPAGLGTPGGRLAVPPRETWTRQMDFIMSCVGFAVGLGNVWRFPYLCYKNGGGVFLIPYVLIALVGGIPIFFLEISLGQFMKAGSINVWNICPLFKGLGYASMVIVFYCNTYYIMVLAWGFYYLVKSFTTTLPWATCGHTWNTPDCVEIFRHDDCANASLANLTCDQLADRRSPVIEFWENKVLRLSGGLEVPGALNWEVTLCLLACWVLVYFCVWKGVKSTGKIVYFTATFPYVVLVVLLVRGVLLPGALDGIIYYLKPDWSKLGSPQVWIDAGTQIFFSYAIGLGALTALGSYNRFNNNCYKDAIILALINSGTSFFAGFVVFSILGFMAAEQGVHISKVAESGPGLAFIAYPRAVTLMPVAPLWAALFFFMLLLLGLDSQFVGVEGFITGLLDLLPASYYFRFQREISVALCCALCFVIDLSMVTDGGMYVFQLFDYYSASGTTLLWQAFWECVVVAWVYGADRFMDDIACMIGYRPCPWMKWCWSFFTPLVCMGIFIFNVVYYEPLVYNNTYVYPWWGEAMGWAFALSSMLCVPLHLLGCLLRAKGTMAERWQHLTQPIWGLHHLEYRAQDADVRGLTTLTPVSESSKVVVVESVM